One window from the genome of Streptomyces sp. WZ-12 encodes:
- the gyrB gene encoding DNA topoisomerase (ATP-hydrolyzing) subunit B translates to MLCQKGRFVADSGDLNENNMASTAEGGSAGAVGDSSVEKSYDASAITVLEGLDAVRKRPGMYIGSTGERGLHHLVQEVVDNSVDEALAGHADTIEVTILADGGVQVVDNGRGIPVGIVPSENKPAVEVVLTVLHAGGKFGGGGYAVSGGLHGVGVSVVNALSTRVAVEIRTDGHRWTQDYKQGVPTAPLAKHEATDEHGTSVTFWADPEIFETTTYSFETLSRRFQEMAFLNKGLTISLKDERPDHVDEEGKPLSVRYHYEGGIVDFVKYLNSRKGELVHPTVVSVEAEDKERNLSVDLAMQWNTQYSEGVYSFANIIHTHEGGTHEEGFRAALTGLINRYAREKKLLREKDDNLTGEDIREGLTAIISVKLAEPQFEGQTKTKLGNTEVKTFVQKVVHEHLNDWLDRNPNEAADIIRKGIQAATARVAARKARDLTRRKGLLETASLPGKLSDCQSNDPTKCEIFIVEGDSAGGSAKSGRNPEYQAILPIRGKILNVEKARVDKILQNNEVQALISAFGTGVHEDFDIEKLRYHKIILMADADVDGQHINTLLLTFLFRFMRPLVEAGHVYLSRPPLYKIKWGRDDFEYAYSDPERDVLLERGKQNGKRIREDSIQRFKGLGEMNAEELRVTTMDADHRVLGQVSLDDAARADDLFSVLMGEDVEARRSFIQRNAKDVRFLDI, encoded by the coding sequence GCCTGGACGCGGTTCGTAAGCGCCCCGGCATGTACATCGGCTCCACGGGCGAGCGCGGTCTGCACCACCTCGTGCAGGAGGTCGTCGACAACTCCGTCGACGAGGCGCTGGCCGGTCACGCCGACACCATCGAGGTGACGATCCTCGCCGACGGCGGCGTGCAGGTCGTCGACAACGGTCGCGGTATCCCCGTCGGCATCGTGCCGTCCGAGAACAAGCCGGCCGTCGAGGTCGTGCTGACCGTCCTGCACGCCGGCGGCAAGTTCGGCGGCGGCGGTTACGCGGTCTCCGGTGGTCTGCACGGCGTGGGTGTCTCCGTCGTGAACGCCCTGTCGACCCGGGTCGCCGTCGAGATCCGCACGGACGGCCACCGCTGGACCCAGGATTACAAGCAGGGCGTGCCGACCGCCCCGCTGGCCAAGCACGAGGCCACCGACGAGCACGGCACCTCGGTCACCTTCTGGGCCGACCCCGAGATCTTCGAGACCACCACGTACAGCTTCGAGACGCTGTCGCGGCGCTTCCAGGAGATGGCGTTCCTCAACAAGGGGCTGACCATCTCGCTCAAGGACGAGCGCCCGGACCATGTGGACGAGGAGGGCAAGCCGCTCTCGGTGCGGTACCACTACGAGGGCGGCATCGTCGACTTCGTGAAGTACCTCAACTCCCGCAAGGGGGAGCTGGTTCACCCGACGGTCGTCTCGGTCGAGGCCGAGGACAAGGAGCGGAACCTCTCCGTCGACCTCGCGATGCAGTGGAACACCCAGTACAGCGAGGGTGTCTACAGCTTCGCGAACATCATCCACACCCACGAGGGCGGCACCCACGAGGAGGGCTTCCGCGCCGCGCTGACGGGTCTGATCAACCGTTACGCGCGCGAGAAGAAGCTGCTGCGGGAGAAGGACGACAACCTCACGGGCGAGGACATCCGCGAGGGTCTGACGGCGATCATCTCGGTCAAGCTCGCCGAGCCGCAGTTCGAGGGCCAGACCAAGACCAAGCTGGGCAACACCGAGGTGAAGACCTTCGTCCAGAAGGTCGTCCACGAGCACCTCAACGACTGGTTGGACCGCAATCCCAACGAGGCCGCGGACATCATCCGCAAGGGCATCCAGGCGGCCACCGCCCGGGTCGCGGCCCGCAAGGCGCGCGATCTGACCCGCCGCAAGGGCCTGTTGGAGACCGCGTCGCTGCCCGGCAAGCTCAGCGACTGCCAGTCCAACGACCCCACCAAGTGCGAGATCTTCATCGTCGAGGGTGACTCCGCCGGTGGCTCGGCCAAGTCCGGCCGTAACCCCGAGTACCAGGCGATCCTCCCGATCCGCGGCAAGATTCTCAACGTCGAGAAGGCCCGGGTCGACAAGATCCTGCAGAACAACGAGGTCCAGGCGCTGATCTCGGCCTTCGGCACGGGCGTGCACGAGGACTTCGACATCGAGAAGCTCCGGTACCACAAGATCATCTTGATGGCGGACGCCGACGTCGACGGTCAGCACATCAACACCCTGCTGCTGACCTTCCTGTTCCGCTTCATGCGCCCGCTGGTCGAGGCCGGCCACGTCTACCTCTCCCGCCCCCCGCTGTACAAGATCAAGTGGGGCCGGGACGACTTCGAGTACGCCTACTCCGACCCGGAGCGGGACGTGCTGCTTGAGCGCGGCAAGCAGAACGGCAAGCGGATCCGCGAGGACTCCATCCAGCGGTTCAAGGGTCTCGGCGAGATGAACGCCGAGGAGCTGCGCGTGACGACCATGGACGCCGACCACCGGGTGCTCGGCCAGGTCTCGTTGGACGACGCGGCCCGCGCGGACGACCTGTTCTCCGTCCTCATGGGCGAGGACGTCGAGGCGCGCCGCTCGTTCATCCAGCGCAACGCCAAGGACGTCCGCTTCCTCGACATCTGA
- the gyrA gene encoding DNA gyrase subunit A, which yields MADENPPVTPDGVTAEGAPATIEGVGMRVEPVGLETEMQRSYLDYAMSVIVSRALPDIRDGLKPVHRRVLYAMYDGGYRPEKGFYKCARVVGDVMGTYHPHGDTSIYDALVRLAQPWSMRMPLVDSNGNFGSPGNDPAAAMRYTECKMAPLSMEMLRDIDEETVDFQDNYDGRNQEPTVLPARFPNLLINGSAGIAVGMATNIPPHNLREVAEGAQWALAHPEASSEELLDALIERIKGPDFPTGALVVGRKGIEEAYRTGRGSITMRAVVEVEEIQNRQCLVVTELPYQVNPDNLAQKIADLVKDGKIGGIADVRDETSSRTGQRLVIVLKRDAVAKVVLNNLYKHTDLQTNFGANMLALVDGVPRTLSLDAFIRNWVTHQVEVIVRRTKFRLRKAEERAHILRGLLKALDAIDEVIALIRRSDTVEVAREGLMGLLQIDEIQANAILEMQLRRLAALERQKITAEHDELQRKISEYNAILASPERQRQIISEELAAIVEKFGDDRRSKLVPFEGDMSIEDLIAEEDIVVTISRGGYVKRTKTDDYRSQKRGGKGVRGTKLKEDDIVDHFFVSTTHHWLLFFTNKGRVYRAKAYELPDAGRDARGQHVANLLAFQPDEQIAQILAIRDYEAAPYLVLATKAGLVKKTPLKDYDSPRSGGVIAINLREQADGSDDELIGAELVSETDDLLLISKKAQSIRFTATDEALRPMGRATSGVKGMSFREGDELLSLNVVRADTFVFTATDGGYAKRTAVDEYRVQGRGGLGIKAAKIVEDRGSLVGALIVEEADEILAITLSGGVIRTRVSEVRETGRDTMGVQLINLGKRDAVVGIARNAEAGREAEEVDGPDGVEETGAAEESGSTAVEGEQPAAE from the coding sequence ATGGCCGACGAGAACCCCCCTGTGACCCCGGACGGCGTGACCGCCGAGGGCGCGCCCGCCACCATCGAAGGCGTCGGAATGCGCGTCGAGCCCGTCGGGCTCGAAACGGAGATGCAGCGCTCCTACCTCGACTACGCGATGTCCGTCATCGTCTCGCGTGCGCTGCCCGACATCCGCGACGGCCTCAAGCCGGTGCACCGCCGCGTGCTGTACGCGATGTACGACGGCGGCTACCGCCCCGAGAAGGGCTTCTACAAGTGCGCCCGCGTCGTCGGCGACGTCATGGGTACGTACCACCCGCACGGTGACACCTCCATCTACGACGCGCTGGTCCGCCTCGCGCAGCCGTGGTCGATGCGGATGCCGCTGGTCGACTCCAACGGCAACTTCGGCTCCCCGGGCAACGACCCGGCCGCCGCCATGCGGTACACCGAGTGCAAGATGGCGCCGCTGTCGATGGAGATGCTCCGGGACATCGACGAGGAGACCGTCGACTTCCAGGACAACTACGATGGCCGGAACCAGGAGCCGACGGTCCTGCCGGCCCGCTTCCCCAACCTGTTGATCAACGGCTCGGCCGGCATCGCGGTCGGCATGGCGACCAACATCCCGCCGCACAACCTCCGCGAGGTCGCCGAGGGCGCGCAGTGGGCGCTGGCGCACCCGGAGGCGTCCAGCGAGGAGCTGCTGGACGCGCTGATCGAGCGGATCAAGGGCCCCGACTTCCCCACCGGCGCGCTGGTGGTGGGCCGCAAGGGCATCGAGGAGGCGTACCGCACCGGCCGTGGCTCCATCACGATGCGCGCGGTCGTCGAGGTCGAGGAGATCCAGAACCGCCAGTGCCTGGTGGTCACCGAACTCCCCTACCAGGTCAACCCGGACAACCTCGCGCAGAAGATCGCCGACCTGGTCAAGGACGGCAAGATCGGCGGCATCGCGGACGTCCGTGACGAGACCTCCTCGCGCACCGGCCAGCGGCTGGTCATCGTCCTCAAGCGGGACGCGGTCGCCAAGGTCGTCCTCAACAACCTCTACAAGCACACCGATCTGCAGACCAACTTCGGCGCGAACATGCTCGCGCTGGTCGACGGCGTGCCGCGCACCCTCTCCCTGGACGCCTTCATCCGGAACTGGGTCACGCACCAGGTCGAGGTCATCGTCCGCCGGACGAAGTTCCGGCTGCGCAAGGCCGAGGAGCGGGCCCACATCCTGCGCGGCCTGCTCAAGGCGCTGGACGCCATCGACGAGGTCATCGCGCTGATCCGGCGCAGCGACACGGTCGAGGTGGCCCGCGAGGGCCTGATGGGCCTGCTGCAGATCGACGAGATCCAGGCCAACGCGATCCTGGAGATGCAGCTCCGCCGGCTGGCCGCCCTGGAGCGCCAGAAGATCACCGCCGAGCACGACGAACTCCAGCGCAAGATCAGCGAGTACAACGCGATCCTGGCCTCCCCGGAGCGCCAGCGCCAGATCATCAGCGAGGAACTGGCCGCGATCGTCGAGAAGTTCGGCGACGACCGGCGCAGCAAGCTGGTGCCGTTCGAGGGCGACATGTCCATCGAGGACCTGATTGCCGAAGAGGACATCGTCGTCACCATCAGCCGCGGCGGCTATGTGAAGCGGACGAAGACCGACGACTACCGCTCGCAGAAGCGCGGCGGCAAGGGCGTGCGGGGCACCAAGCTCAAGGAAGACGACATCGTCGACCACTTCTTCGTCTCCACCACCCACCACTGGCTGCTGTTCTTCACCAACAAGGGCCGGGTCTACCGCGCCAAGGCGTACGAACTCCCGGACGCGGGACGGGATGCACGCGGTCAGCACGTCGCCAACCTCCTGGCCTTCCAGCCGGACGAGCAGATCGCGCAGATCCTGGCGATCCGCGACTACGAGGCGGCGCCCTACCTGGTCCTCGCCACCAAGGCCGGTCTGGTGAAGAAGACCCCGCTCAAGGACTACGACTCGCCGCGCTCCGGCGGCGTGATCGCGATCAACCTGCGCGAGCAGGCGGACGGCAGCGATGACGAGCTGATCGGCGCCGAGTTGGTCTCGGAGACCGACGACCTGCTGCTGATCAGCAAGAAGGCCCAGTCGATCCGCTTCACCGCGACCGACGAGGCGCTGCGCCCGATGGGCCGGGCCACCTCCGGTGTGAAGGGCATGAGCTTCCGCGAGGGTGACGAGCTGCTCTCGCTGAACGTGGTCCGCGCGGACACCTTCGTCTTCACCGCGACCGACGGCGGCTACGCCAAGCGCACCGCGGTCGACGAGTACCGCGTCCAGGGCCGCGGTGGCCTCGGCATCAAGGCCGCGAAGATCGTCGAGGACCGCGGTTCGCTGGTCGGCGCGTTGATCGTCGAGGAGGCCGACGAGATCCTCGCGATCACGCTCAG